Proteins from one Syngnathus scovelli strain Florida chromosome 9, RoL_Ssco_1.2, whole genome shotgun sequence genomic window:
- the LOC125974947 gene encoding nuclear inhibitor of protein phosphatase 1 isoform X1, with protein sequence MATKTTTEAPPFDCPSWGGKPPVGLHLDVMKGDKLIEKLIIDEKKFYLFGRNPDWCDFTIDHQSCSRVHAALVYHKHLKRLFLIDLNSTHGTFLGHIRLEPHKPQQVPIDSTLSFGASTRTYTIREKPQSQGGTGEIKIGDEDELKGLLGLPEEETELENLTEFNTAHNKRISTLTIEEGNLDIQRPKRKRRNSRVTFNDEDSIINPEDIDPSVGRFRNMVQTAVVPIKQKRRSEGHNTLVLDDFTAKRMHSYSLGGGLYGDLPPTSHETQPIGAPGGASMQGGLPLPFPNPAPEVDLAPEAPRRPVTLKPTPVTVPYLPETLNEPRKKKYAKEAWPGKKPTPSLLI encoded by the exons ATGGCGACTAAAACCACTACAGAGGCCCCTCCATTTGATTGTCCATCATG GGGAGGGAAACCACCAGTCGGTCTCCACCTCGATGTGATGAAGGGAGACAAACTGATCGAG aaACTAATCATAGACGAAAAGAAGTTCTACTTGTTCGGCAGGAACCCGGACTGGTGCGACTTCACTATCGACCATCAGTCGTGCTCGCGCGTTCATGCAGCCCTGGTCTATCACAAACACCTGAAGAGGCTCTTTCTCATCGACCTCAACAGCA CACACGGTACTTTCCTTGGGCACATCCGCCTAGAGCCGCACAAGCCTCAGCAGGTTCCCATCGACTCCACTCTGTCTTTTGGGGCGTCCACGCGCACCTACACCATCCGAGAGAAGCCGCAAAGCCAGGGAGGCACCGGCGAAATTAAAATCGGAGACGAGGATGAGCTCAAAGGGCTTCTCGGTCTTCCTGAGGAGGAGACGGAGCTGGAG AACTTGACTGAGTTCAACACAGCCCACAACAAGCGCATCTCCACCCTGACCATCGAGGAAGGCAACCTTGACATTCAGAGgcccaagaggaagaggaggaactcGCGTGTCACCTTCAATGACGAAGACTCCATCATCAATCCGG AGGACATCGACCCTTCGGTGGGACGCTTTAGGAACATGGTGCAGACGGCCGTCGTCCCCATCAAG CAGAAACGTCGTTCAGAGGGCCACAACACGTTGGTGCTGGACGACTTCACCGCCAAACGCATGCACAGTTACTCGCTTGGCGGCGGTCTCTACGGCGACCTGCCCCCCACCAGCCACGAGACCCAACCTATAGGAGCCCCGGGCGGCGCCTCCATGCAGGGCGGCCTCCCCTTGCCTTTCCCCAACCCGGCCCCGGAGGTGGACCTGGCCCCCGAGGCTCCCCGGCGCCCCGTCACCCTCAAGCCCACCCCGGTCACGGTGCCCTACCTCCCAGAGACCCTCAACGAGCCGCGCAAAAAGAAGTACGCCAAAGAAGCGTGGCCAGGCAAGAAACCCACGCCGTCGCTACTCATCTGA
- the LOC125974947 gene encoding nuclear inhibitor of protein phosphatase 1 isoform X2 → MATKTTTEAPPFDCPSWGGKPPVGLHLDVMKGDKLIEKLIIDEKKFYLFGRNPDWCDFTIDHQSCSRVHAALVYHKHLKRLFLIDLNSTHGTFLGHIRLEPHKPQQVPIDSTLSFGASTRTYTIREKPQSQGGTGEIKIGDEDELKGLLGLPEEETELENLTEFNTAHNKRISTLTIEEGNLDIQRPKRKRRNSRVTFNDEDSIINPEDIDPSVGRFRNMVQTAVVPIKKRRSEGHNTLVLDDFTAKRMHSYSLGGGLYGDLPPTSHETQPIGAPGGASMQGGLPLPFPNPAPEVDLAPEAPRRPVTLKPTPVTVPYLPETLNEPRKKKYAKEAWPGKKPTPSLLI, encoded by the exons ATGGCGACTAAAACCACTACAGAGGCCCCTCCATTTGATTGTCCATCATG GGGAGGGAAACCACCAGTCGGTCTCCACCTCGATGTGATGAAGGGAGACAAACTGATCGAG aaACTAATCATAGACGAAAAGAAGTTCTACTTGTTCGGCAGGAACCCGGACTGGTGCGACTTCACTATCGACCATCAGTCGTGCTCGCGCGTTCATGCAGCCCTGGTCTATCACAAACACCTGAAGAGGCTCTTTCTCATCGACCTCAACAGCA CACACGGTACTTTCCTTGGGCACATCCGCCTAGAGCCGCACAAGCCTCAGCAGGTTCCCATCGACTCCACTCTGTCTTTTGGGGCGTCCACGCGCACCTACACCATCCGAGAGAAGCCGCAAAGCCAGGGAGGCACCGGCGAAATTAAAATCGGAGACGAGGATGAGCTCAAAGGGCTTCTCGGTCTTCCTGAGGAGGAGACGGAGCTGGAG AACTTGACTGAGTTCAACACAGCCCACAACAAGCGCATCTCCACCCTGACCATCGAGGAAGGCAACCTTGACATTCAGAGgcccaagaggaagaggaggaactcGCGTGTCACCTTCAATGACGAAGACTCCATCATCAATCCGG AGGACATCGACCCTTCGGTGGGACGCTTTAGGAACATGGTGCAGACGGCCGTCGTCCCCATCAAG AAACGTCGTTCAGAGGGCCACAACACGTTGGTGCTGGACGACTTCACCGCCAAACGCATGCACAGTTACTCGCTTGGCGGCGGTCTCTACGGCGACCTGCCCCCCACCAGCCACGAGACCCAACCTATAGGAGCCCCGGGCGGCGCCTCCATGCAGGGCGGCCTCCCCTTGCCTTTCCCCAACCCGGCCCCGGAGGTGGACCTGGCCCCCGAGGCTCCCCGGCGCCCCGTCACCCTCAAGCCCACCCCGGTCACGGTGCCCTACCTCCCAGAGACCCTCAACGAGCCGCGCAAAAAGAAGTACGCCAAAGAAGCGTGGCCAGGCAAGAAACCCACGCCGTCGCTACTCATCTGA
- the LOC125974946 gene encoding NADH dehydrogenase [ubiquinone] flavoprotein 1, mitochondrial isoform X1, which produces MLMGRSLLIILRRHLPPYNTYCTAAKPQQIAKTKFGPLSDEDRIFTNLYGRHDWRLKGALERGDWYKTKEMLLKGPDWIINEVKMSGLRGRGGAGFPSGMKWSFMNKPSDGRPKYLVVNADEGEPGTCKDREIMRHDPHKLLEGCLLAGRSMSARAAYIYIRGEFYNESSNVQMAISEAYQAGLIGKNACGSGYDFDVFVMRGAGAYICGEETALIESLEGKQGKPRLKPPFPADIGVFGCPTTVSNVETVAVAPAICRRGGAWFASFGRERNSGTKLFNISGHVNTPCTVEEEMSIPLRELIERHAGGVRGGWDNLLGVIPGGSSTPIIPRRVCDEVLMDFDDLVRAESALGTAAIIVMDKSTDVIRAIARLIEFYKHESCGQCTPCREGVDWMNAMMWRFAKGEAAVSEIDMIWELSKQIEGHTICALGDGAAWPVQGLIRHFRPEMEARIAQYNKENTPRQTDIEMI; this is translated from the exons ATGTTGATGGGCCGGAGCTTGTTGATCATCTTGCGGCGTCACCTACCTCCATACAACACCTACTGTACTGCCGCTAAGCCTCAG CAGATAGCAAAGACTAAGTTTGGTCCTCTGAGCGATGAAGATCGAATCTTCACTAACTTGTACGGCCGACATGACTGGAG GCTTAAGGGGGCCCTGGAGCGAGGGGACTGgtacaagaccaaggagatgcTCTTGAAGGGACCCGACTGGATCATCAACGAGGTGAAGATGTCCGGCCTGAGGGGTCGAGGAGGGGCGGGCTTCCCCAGTGGCATGAAGTGGAGCTTCATGAACAAACCGAGTGATGGCAG GCCTAAGTACTTGGTGGTGAACGCTGACGAGGGTGAGCCGGGCACGTGCAAAGACCGCGAGATCATGCGTCACGACCCTCACAAATTGCTGGAGGGTTGCCTGCTGGCCGGAAGATCCATGAGCGCCCGCGCTGCGTACATTTACATCAGAGGAGAGTTCTACAACGAGTCGTCTAACGTGCAG ATGGCCATCAGTGAGGCCTACCAAGCGGGGCTGATTGGAAAGAATGCGTGTGGTTCAGGGTATGACTTCGACGTGTTTGTGATGCGGGGAGCCGGCGCTTACATATGCGGAGAAGAGACGGCCCTCATCGAGTCACTGGAAGGCAAACAAGGAAAGCCGAGACTCAAGCCTCCCTTTCCTGCCGACATAG GAGTGTTTGGGTGCCCAACGACTGTTTCCAACGTGGAGACAGTTGCCGTGGCACCTGCCATCTGCCGTAGGGGCGGAGCGTGGTTCGCCAGCTTTGGAAGGGAGAGGAACTCTGGAACCAAACTGTTCAATATCTCGGGTCACGTGAACACACCATGCACGGTGGAGGAGGAGATGTCCATTCCACTGAGAGAGCTGATAGAGCGGCACGCTG GAGGAGTAAGGGGTGGCTGGGACAATCTCTTAGGGGTGATACCCGGGGGGTCCTCCACTCCCATCATCCCTCGGCGCGTGTGCGATGAAGTCTTGATGGATTTTGACGACCTGGTACGCGCAGAAAGCGCCCTGGGCACGGCCGCCATCATCGTCATGGATAAGTCG ACTGACGTGATTCGAGCCATCGCACGATTGATCGAGTTCTACAAGCACGAGAGCTGCGGTCAATGCACGCCTTGCCGAGAGG GGGTAGACTGGATGAATGCAATGATGTGGAGATTTGCGAAAGGAGAGGCGGCGGTTTCCGAGATCGACATGATCTGGGAGCTGAGCAAGCAGATAGAAGGACACACTATCTGCGCCCTCGGGGATGGAGCGGCTTGGCCCGTGCAG GGACTGATACGCCATTTCCGACCAGAAATGGAGGCTCGCATTGCTCAGTACAACAAGGAAAATACTCCAAGGCAGACAGACATTGAGATGATCTGA
- the LOC125974946 gene encoding NADH dehydrogenase [ubiquinone] flavoprotein 1, mitochondrial isoform X2, with product MLLKGPDWIINEVKMSGLRGRGGAGFPSGMKWSFMNKPSDGRPKYLVVNADEGEPGTCKDREIMRHDPHKLLEGCLLAGRSMSARAAYIYIRGEFYNESSNVQMAISEAYQAGLIGKNACGSGYDFDVFVMRGAGAYICGEETALIESLEGKQGKPRLKPPFPADIGVFGCPTTVSNVETVAVAPAICRRGGAWFASFGRERNSGTKLFNISGHVNTPCTVEEEMSIPLRELIERHAGGVRGGWDNLLGVIPGGSSTPIIPRRVCDEVLMDFDDLVRAESALGTAAIIVMDKSTDVIRAIARLIEFYKHESCGQCTPCREGVDWMNAMMWRFAKGEAAVSEIDMIWELSKQIEGHTICALGDGAAWPVQGLIRHFRPEMEARIAQYNKENTPRQTDIEMI from the exons atgcTCTTGAAGGGACCCGACTGGATCATCAACGAGGTGAAGATGTCCGGCCTGAGGGGTCGAGGAGGGGCGGGCTTCCCCAGTGGCATGAAGTGGAGCTTCATGAACAAACCGAGTGATGGCAG GCCTAAGTACTTGGTGGTGAACGCTGACGAGGGTGAGCCGGGCACGTGCAAAGACCGCGAGATCATGCGTCACGACCCTCACAAATTGCTGGAGGGTTGCCTGCTGGCCGGAAGATCCATGAGCGCCCGCGCTGCGTACATTTACATCAGAGGAGAGTTCTACAACGAGTCGTCTAACGTGCAG ATGGCCATCAGTGAGGCCTACCAAGCGGGGCTGATTGGAAAGAATGCGTGTGGTTCAGGGTATGACTTCGACGTGTTTGTGATGCGGGGAGCCGGCGCTTACATATGCGGAGAAGAGACGGCCCTCATCGAGTCACTGGAAGGCAAACAAGGAAAGCCGAGACTCAAGCCTCCCTTTCCTGCCGACATAG GAGTGTTTGGGTGCCCAACGACTGTTTCCAACGTGGAGACAGTTGCCGTGGCACCTGCCATCTGCCGTAGGGGCGGAGCGTGGTTCGCCAGCTTTGGAAGGGAGAGGAACTCTGGAACCAAACTGTTCAATATCTCGGGTCACGTGAACACACCATGCACGGTGGAGGAGGAGATGTCCATTCCACTGAGAGAGCTGATAGAGCGGCACGCTG GAGGAGTAAGGGGTGGCTGGGACAATCTCTTAGGGGTGATACCCGGGGGGTCCTCCACTCCCATCATCCCTCGGCGCGTGTGCGATGAAGTCTTGATGGATTTTGACGACCTGGTACGCGCAGAAAGCGCCCTGGGCACGGCCGCCATCATCGTCATGGATAAGTCG ACTGACGTGATTCGAGCCATCGCACGATTGATCGAGTTCTACAAGCACGAGAGCTGCGGTCAATGCACGCCTTGCCGAGAGG GGGTAGACTGGATGAATGCAATGATGTGGAGATTTGCGAAAGGAGAGGCGGCGGTTTCCGAGATCGACATGATCTGGGAGCTGAGCAAGCAGATAGAAGGACACACTATCTGCGCCCTCGGGGATGGAGCGGCTTGGCCCGTGCAG GGACTGATACGCCATTTCCGACCAGAAATGGAGGCTCGCATTGCTCAGTACAACAAGGAAAATACTCCAAGGCAGACAGACATTGAGATGATCTGA